The Haloferax sp. Atlit-12N region AGTCCTATTACTATCTTTAGTCAGGATTAAGCTATGTCCTGAACACAAGGTTAAGAAGAGACCGCAGCAGATCCGGCCAATCCGGACACCACCCAATCATCCCTTTCTAACCAACCGGCCTCAGTTAGCATGCCGTGCTCACAGCTACACCAACAGAATCAGTCGTCGCCGAGCGCCTCAACCTCGTCGGCGTCAACCCTTCCAGCGAGGAAGTCGCGACCGAAGTCTGTGAGTTCGTAGATTCCGTTCGTGTTGGTGAAGAAGCCGGCGTCCTCGAGTACGCGAACGCGCTGGTTGACGTACTTTCGGTTGTAGT contains the following coding sequences:
- a CDS encoding MarR family transcriptional regulator, with translation MVERISWFSPVDYEILMFYDEHDVGVTAKSLAYNIDYNRKYVNQRVRVLEDAGFFTNTNGIYELTDFGRDFLAGRVDADEVEALGDD